NNNNNNNNNNNNNNNNNNNNNNNNNNNNNNNNNNNNNNNNNNNNNNNNNNNNNNNNNNNNNNNNNNNNNNNNNNNNNNNNNNNNNNNNNNNNNNNNNNNNNNNNNNNNNNNNNNNNNNNNNNNNNNNNNNNNNNNNNNNNNNNNNNNNNNNNNNNNNNNNNNNNNNNNNNNNNNNNNNNNNNNNNNNNNNNNNNNNNNNNNNNNNNNNNNNNNNNNNNNNNNNNNNNNNNNNNNNNNNNNNNNNNNNNNNNNNNNNNNNNNNNNNNNNNNNNNNNNNNNNNNNNNNNNNNNNNNNNNNNNNNNNNNNNNNNNNNNNNNNNNNNNNNNNNNNNNNNNNNNNNNNNNNNNNNNNNNNNNNNNNNNNNNNNNNNNNNNNNNNNNNNNNNNNNNNNNNNNNNNNNNNNNNNNNNNNNNNNNNNNNNNNNNNNNNNNNNNNNNNNNNNNNNNNNNNNNNNNNNNNNNNNNNNNNNNNNNNNNNNNNNNNNNNNNNNNNNNNNNNNNNNNNNNNNNNNNNNNNNNNNNNNNNNNNNNNNNNNNNNNNNNNNNNNNNNNNNNNNNNNNNNNNNNNNNNNNNNNNNNNNNNNNNNNNNNNNNNNNNNNNNNNNNNNNNNNNNNNNNNNNNNNNNNNNNNNNNNNNNNNNNNNNNNNNNNNNNNNNNNNNNNNNNNNNNNNNNNNNNNNNNNNNNNNNNNNNNNNNNNNNNNNNNNNNNNNNNNNNNNNNNNNNNNNNNNNNNNNNNNNNNNNNNNNNNNNNNNNNNNNNNNNNNNCTTGAAGAAACCGGCACCGAAGAAGGAGCAAGAAGGTTNNNNNNNNNNNNNNNNNNNNNNNNNNNNNNNNNNNNNNNNNNNNNNNNNNNNNNNNNNNNNNNNNNNNNNNNNNNNNNNNNNNNNNNNNNNNNNNNNNNNNNNNNNNNNNNNNNNNNNNNNNNNNNNNNNNNNNNNNNNNNNNNNNNNNNNNNNNNNNNNNNNNNNNNNNNNNNNNNNNNNNNNNNNNNNNNNNNNNNNNNNNNNNNNNNNNNNNNNNNNNNNNNNNNNNNNNNNNNNNNNNNNNNNNNNNNNNNNNNNNNNNNNNNNNNNNNNNNNNNNNNNNNNNNNNNNNNNNNNNNNNNNNNNNNNNNNNNNNNNNNNNNNNNNNNNNNNNNNNNNNNNNNNNNNNNNNNNNNNNNNNNNNNNNNNNNNNNNNNNNNNNNNNNNNNNNNNNNNNNNNNNNNNNNNNNNNNNNNNNNNNNNNNNNNNNNNNNNNNNNNNNNNNNNNNNNNNNNNNNNNNNNNNNNNNNNNNNNNNNNNNNNNNNNNNNNNNNNNNNNNNNNNNNNNNNNNNNNNNNNNNNNNNNNNNNNNNNNNNNNNNNNNNNNNNNNNNNNNNNNNNNNNNNNNNNNNNNNNNNNNNNNNNNNNNNNNNNNNNNNNNNNNNNNNNNNNNNNNNNNNNNNNNNNNNNNNNNNNNNNNNNNNNNNNNNNNNNNNNNNNNNNNNNNNNNNNNNNNNNNNNNNNNNNNNNNNNNNNNNNNNNNNNNNNNNNNNNNNNNNNNNNNNNNNNNNNNNNNNNNNNNNNNNNNNNNNNNNNNNNNNNNNNNNNNNNNNNNNNNNNNNNNNNNNNNNNNNNNNNNNNNNNNNNNNNNNNNNNNNNNNNNNNNNNNNNNNNNNNNNNNNNNNNNNNNNNNNNNNNNNNNNNNNNNNNNNNNNNNNNNNNNNNNNNNNNNNNNNNNNNNNNNNNNNNNNNNNNNNNNNNNNNNNNNNNNNNNNNNNNNNNNNNNNNNNNNNNNNNNNNNNNNNNNNNNNNNNNNNNNNNNNNNNNNNNNNNNNNNNNNNNNNNNNNNNNNNNNNNNNNNNNNNNNNNNNNNNNNNNNNNNNNNNNNNNNNNNNNNNNNNNNNNNNNNNNNNNNNNNNNNNNNNNNNNNNNNNNNNNNNNNNNNNNNNNNNNNNNNNNNNNNNNNNNNNNNNNNNNNNNNNNNNNNNNNNNNNNNNNNNNNNNNNNNNNNNNNNNNNNNNNNNNNNNNNNNNNNNNNNNNNNNNNNNNNNNNNNNNNNNNNNNNNNNNNNNNNNNNNNNNNNNNNNNNNNNNNNNNNNNNNNNNNNNNNNNNNNNNNNNNNNNNNNNNNNNNNNNNNNNNNNNNNNNNNNNNNNNNNNNNNNNNNNNNNNNNNNNNNNNNNNNNNNNNNNNNNNNNNNNNNNNNNNNNNNNNNNNNNNNNNNNNNNNNNNNNNNNNNNNNNNNNNNNNNNNNNNNNNNNNNNNNNNNNNNNNNNNNNNNNNNNNNNNNNNNNNNNNNNNNNNNNNNNNNNNNNNNNNNNNNNNNNNNNNNNNNNNNNNNNNNNNNNNNNNNNNNNNNNNNNNNNNNNNNNNNNNNNNNNNNNNNNNNNNNNNNNNNNNNNNNNNNNNNNNNNNNNNNNNNNNNNNNNNNNNNNNNNNNNNNNNNNNNNNNNNNNNNNNNNNNNNNNNNNNNNNNNNNNNNNNNNNNNNNNNNNNNNNNNNNNNNNNNNNNNNNNNNNNNNNNNNNNNNNNNNNNNNNNNNNNNNNNNNNNNNNNNNNNNNNNNNNNNNNNNNNNNNNNNNNNNNNNNNNNNNNNNNNNNNNNNNNNNNNNNNNNNNNNNNNNNNNNNNNNNNNNNNNNNNNNNNNNNNNNNNNNNNNNNNNNNNNNNNNNNNNNNNNNNNNNNNNNNNNNNNNNNNNNNNNNNNNNNNNNNNNNNNNNNNNNNNNNNNNNNNNNNNNNNNNNNNNNNNNNNNNNNNNNNNNNNNNNNNNNNNNNNNNNNNNNNNNNNNNNNNNNNNNNNNNNNNNNNNNNNNNNNNNNNNNNNNNNNNNNNNNNNNNNNNNNNNNNNNNNNNNNNNNNNNNNNNNNNNNNNNNNNNNNNNNNNNNNNNNNNNNNNNNNNNNNNNNNNNNNNNNNNNNNNNNNNNNNNNNNNNNNNNNNNNNNNNNNNNNNNNNNNNNNNNNNNNNNNNNNNNNNNNNNNNNNNNNNNNNNNNNNNNNNNNNNNNNNNNNNNNNNNNNNNNNNNNNNNNNNNNNNNNNNNNNNNNNNNNNNNNNNNNNNNNNNNNNNNNNNNNNNNNNNNNNNNNNNNNNNNNNNNNNNNNNNNNNNNNNNNNNNNNNNNNNNNNNNNNNNNNNNNNNNNNNNNNNNNNNNNNNNNNNNNNNNNNNNNNNNNNNNNNNNNNNNNNNNNNNNNNNNNNNNNNNNNNNNNNNNNNNNNNNNNNNNNNNNNNNNNNNNNNNNNNNNNNNNNNNNNNNNNNNNNNNNNNNNNNNNNNNNNNNNNNNNNNNNNNNNNNNNNNNNNNNNNNNNNNNNNNNNNNNNNNNNNNNNNNNNNNNNNNNNNNNNNNNNNNNNNNNNNNNNNNNNNNNNNNNNNNNNNNNNNNNNNNNNNNNNNNNNNNNNNNNNNNNNNNNNNNNNNNNNNNNNNNNNNNNNNNNNNNNNNNNNNNNNNNNNNNNNNNNNNNNNNNNNNNNNNNNNNNNNNNNNNNNNNNNNNNNNNNNNNNNNNNNNNNNNNNNNNNNNNNNNNNNNNNNNNNNNNNNNNNNNNNNNNNNNNNNNNNNNNNNNNNNNNNNNNNNNNNNNNNNNNNNNNNNNNNNNNNNNNNNNNNNNNNNNNNNNNNNNNNNNNNNNNNNNNNNNNNNNNNNNNNNNNNNNNNNNNNNNNNNNNNNNNNNNNNNNNNNNNNNNNNNNNNNNNNNNNNNNNNNNNNNNNNNNNNNNNNNNNNNNNNNNNNNACGGGCGCCCTAAGTGCTACACCCTATACCATGGCAGGGTCCATAAGGGAAACCATAAGTAATCCCGCTCGCTATGCTCTTAGCTTCGGCATAATCGACAGTTTAGATAATGAATCTGAAACGAGGCCCCTTTGAGGGCTATACATCTTTTTAGTGTGCAGAACTCAGAAGAGAATCGACCACTCTTAATGCGAAAAGTCGAAGTAATATATTCAGTTCGCTTATAGTCTCACGcaaatgttatatgtaatataacatgaGTGTTACATATAAACAGCTTATTTCTCATTGTAATATCTGGCTTTGCTGATGCTGCATCAAGTGATGGTTTCCTTGTAAAAAGAACATTAGGTGCGTGAGATGAATATGATGATCTATGAAATTAACCGAAATCGGTGCAATAAATAAGGTATACTGGTACTGCAAGATGAAAAATCCAGAATCAATGCAAATCGCGTTTGTACTCAAGTAACTGGCAGATAATACGTATCGTTATCTTGTCAGtcattcatggctcctgttagaTTCTAAGTACTCTACAGCGAGCTTTATTGTATATCACATTACTGTGCAAATGACGTATAAGTATTCATTATCTCTCCAGTAAGTTGGCGTTTTCTGAATTTAGCAAATTGGCCGCACACAATCCGATATGAAGGTTATTGAAATTGTTCtaaccttttcattttctctcctatgTACTGATCTTGGTAATAATTGTATAGCTATAAAGGGCATTTTCTTTACTATAAAGGGCGGCTAGTTATACAAGGCATCCATTGTCTTAGAGATCATCGTCGAAATAAGAGCAAGGGAAATAACTCTTCGACCAACCTCTGAGATGCGCATAAACACGATGACATTGTAACGCTGTTGTTACAGTGATGGCAGGTGATGATCGGAGCCTGCATCATGGCCTGCGCACGCGTGAATGAGACAGCACCGTTCAGATGCGTGACGTCTGCGAGGTTATGTCCCAAGGCGGAGCGGCATCCCACGCGGACGTCCCTCCTTCCTGCAAGGTCCGCGTTAAAATCTCGCTTGTAGTTCGGCCAAGATGTCCTCCTTCCGCCTTGGCACCTGGTGTGGTGGTGGGCGGGCTGGGAGCGGCATGGCTCGCGACTCCTATAAGGAGACTCAGACCTGCTGCTCCGTGGTATGGTTCGCTCGCTCGAAGAACTTCTTCGTCTCCTGGAGAATTTCCTTGCAAACTCGCTTTCTCGTTTAGTTCTAATCTTGCAAGAGTCTGGGCTTTCCCTCTTCTTGGCTTTCTTCTTCCTGCTGTTCTCACAATCGTGGCCATGCCCCTTATAATCCATTACACTCTTCAACGCGCTAGTCTTATCCTGACCGGCTGAATCTCCGTCTGAACTAGAACCATGACTGACTCGAACTGCGACCGACCGAACTTTCTTCGTGTCGCGAGCTTCGACTGTCGTCGTGTCAGGGCTTGGATGCTCCCTCTTGCTCCGCCGGGACTCATACGAGCTTGCTGAGCTGTCAGAGTCTTCGCCTTGGCTGGTATTTCCCGTCGATAATGAGCTAAATAATTTCGATGACTGACCTACTTGCAAGATGTTCTCATCGTCTTCACACATCATGGGAGTTTCGTGATCATTTTTAGGGTCTTTTGTGACCGTCTTGTGCGAACATTCACAGTCACTACATTCTTCAAAAATACCTTTTGGTATGGATCGAACTGAGCGTCTGTTGAAGGTAAACAACACCGATTTGGAGGCCCTGTTGATGCCACTGGTGTTAGATGAACTACTGCGTGCTTTAGTCTGACATCTGTTCAGCGAAACGCTATTCCGACACACTGCCATTGGTTTTGCGAGGTAGTATCTATGACGCAAGAGTCGGCTGATTCATAAGTTCAGAAGTCTACGAgcagaaaaagaatagagaaagatttCTCCTCTTGTTAGTATCTTTCGCAATTCTATCCGTATCGAATACGAGGTATCAAAAATATACTTGTGAGTAGACAAACCATGCCAGGGCTTAGCGCTAGGAGTGTTAATAGAGCAGCCGCAGTATCTCGCGCTAGTGCCAAACTGTTTCTCGTAGATAGCCCACATACAGACCTTACGGCAAGTGTGACCATGATAAACAGCTGTTCCTCAGGTAGCATgtgcgatattttttttcttgcctcatcggtgtatatattttaagataagaACGAGCCTACAGTNNNNNNNNNNNNNNNNNNNNNNNNNNNNNNNNNNNNNNNNNNNNNNNNNNNCAAACTCCTGTTGTTCTCAAACATTATACTCATCTTTTTATGACCCTTTTCCATAAGGCATCGATTTCGACGGCACAGATAACCTTGTTTCAAGCTTTCAACACCACACAAGTGATCTATGTAATGAGATCTATAATACTGATGAAAGAGGTGATATATAGTCCAGCTCCATATTACTCACTACTNNNNNNNNNNNNNNNNNNNNNNNNNNNNNNNNNNNNNNNNNNNNNNNNNNNNNNNNNNNNNNNNNNNNNNNNNNNNNNNNNNNNNNNNNNNNNNNNNNNNNNNNNNNNNNNNNNNNNNNNNNNNNNNNNNNNNNNNNNNNNNNNNNNNNNNNNNNNNNNNNNNNNNNNNNNNNNNNNNNNNNNNNNNNNNNNNNNNNNNNNNNNNNNNNNNNNNNNNNNNNNNNNNNNNNNNNNNNNNNNNNNNNNNNNNNNNNNNNNNNNNNNNNNNNNNNNNNNNNNNNNNNNNNNNNNNNNNNNNNNNNNNNNNNNNNNNNNNNNNNNNNNNNNNNNNNNNNNNNNNNNNNNNNNNNNNNNNNNNNNNNNNNNNNNNNNNNNNNNNNNNNNNNNNNNNNNNNNNNNNNNNNNNNNNNNNNNNNNNNNNNNNNNNNNNNNNNNNNNNNNNNNNNNNNNNNNNNNNNNNNNNNNNNNNNNNNNNNNNNNNNNNNNNNNNNNNNNNNNNNNNNNNNNNNNNNNNNCTTAATNNNNNNNNNNNNNNNNNNNNNNNNNNNNNNNNNNNNNNNNNNNNNNNNNNNNNNNNNNNNNNNNNNNNNNNNATGCATNNNNNNNNNNNNNNNNNNNNNNNNNNNGNNNNNNNNNNNNNNNNNNNNNNNNNNNNNNNNNNNNNNNNNNNNNNNNNNNNNNNNNNNNNNNNNNNNNNNNNNNNNNNNNNNNNATCACATACATCGGTTGAGGAACTGACCAACATGGCGTCTCCAATGTGGTGGTGTACCATCTTGCTGGAAAATAATGGTTGGTTGTAGGTCAATCAGTTGTAGTGCCAGATATTCGGTCAGAAAGTCAAAGTAAACATCTGCAGTAATTCTTGCCTCGTTGAAGAAAAATGGACCAATTATTCGATCAAACATGattccacaccacacattcactttTGGACTAGCCCGGTAAAGCTCCCTAGTCTCATGGGGGTGTTCTGACCCCCAGATTCTTACATTGTGTCTGTGTAATTTCCCTGAAACATGAAAAGTTGCCTCGTCACTAAAACAGACTCGCTTGAGAAATGTTTCATCNNNNNNNNNNNNNNNNNNNNNNNNNNNNNNNNNNNNNNNNNNNNNNNNNNNNNNNNNNNNNNNNNNNNNNNNNNNNNNNNNNNNNNNNNNNNNNNNNNNNNNNNNNNNNNNNNNNNNNNNNNNNNNNNNNNNNNNNNNNNNNNNNNNNNNNNNNNNNNNNNNNNNNNNNNNNNNNNNNNNNNNNNNNNNNNNNNNNNNNNNNNNNNNNNNNNNNNNNNNNNNNNNNNNNNNNNNNNNNNNNNNNNNNNNNNNNNNNNNNNNNNNNNNNNNNNNNNNNNNNNNNNNNNNNNNNNNNNNNNNNNNNNNNNNNNNNNNNNNNNNNNNNNNNNNNNNNNNNNNNNNNNNNNNNNNNNNNNNNNNNNNNNNNNNNNNNNNNNNNNNNNNNNNNNNNNNNNNNNNNNNNNNNNNNNNNNNNNNNNNNNNNNNNNNNNNNNNNNNNNNNNNNNNNNNNNNNNNNNNNNNNNACTAGGTAAGGAATCAAATATCTTTATTGTTCACATCTGTAAAGTAAATAGGCTAAAAGCTGTCGCGGAAAACGCGTACAAGTACCGATCACCATTTCATTACATCACCTCATTGTTTTCGTAGAATCTTGTTCACTTTGGTTTACGAGCCCCAGTTTGTGTTTTCAGGTGTGGAAACATAATGATGACAGCGTGAACTAATATGAAGAATGACGTTCGGAAAGCGCAATGTGGCAGATACTTCCAGCTTAGGGCGNNNNNNNNNNNNNNNNNNNNNNNNNNNNNNNNNNNCAAAAATATGTATGGTAACACCGGTTCGCTGTGACatggaatgataatgaataaaacacacacacatacacaagaaatgAGAAATACTCTGAaagttctctttatttttcttgcctGTTGTACCTTAGTCGTAAAGTACATATGTACCACTGTCGTCTGTGACACAAGTTTCGCATTTCTGATGACACTTGCCACGGAGAAGGGAATTACTTACGTCATATCCCCCTACAGCACCTGGCACGCGCCATAGAATCGCATGGCGCGTGGAAGGAGATAATTCTTNNNNNNNNNNNNNNNNNNNNNNNNNNNNNNNNNNNNNNNNNNNNNNNNNNNNNNNNNNNNNNNNNNNNNNNNNNNNNNNNNNNNNNNNNNNNNNNNNNNNNNNNNNNNNNNNNNNNNNNNNNNNNNNNNNNNNNNNNNNNNNNNNNNNNNNNNNNNNNNNNNNNNNNNNNNNNNNNNNNNNNNNNNNNNNNNNNNNNNNNNNNNNNNNNNNNNNNNNNNNNNNNNNNNNNNNNNNNNNNNNNNNNNNNNNNNNNNNNNNNNNNNNNNNNNNNNNNNNNNNNNNNNNNNNNNNNNNNNNNNNNNNNNNNNNNNNNNNNNNNNNNNNNNNNNNNNNNNNNNNNNNNNNNNNNNNNNNNNNNNNNNNNNNNNNNNNNNNNNNNNNNNNNNNNNNNNNNNNNNNNNNNNNNNNNNNNNNNNNNNNNNNNNNNNNNNNNNNNNNNNNNNNNNNNNNNNNNNNNNNNNNNNNNNNNNNNNNNNNNNNNNNNNNNNNNNNNNNNNNNNNNNNNNNNNNNNNNNNNNNNNNNNNNNNNNNNNNNNNNNNNNNNNNNNNNNNNNNNNNNNNNNNNNNNNNNNNNNNNNNNNNNNNNNNNNNNNNNNNNNNNNNNNNNNNNNNNNNNNNNNNNNNNNNNNNNNNNNNNNNNNNNNNNNNNNNNNNNNNNNNNNNNNNNNNNNNNNNNNNNNNNNNNNNNNNNNNNNNNNNNNNNNNNNNNNNNNNNNNNNNNNNNNNNNNNNNNNNNNNNNNNNNNNNNNNNNNNNNNNNNNNNNNNNNNNNNNNNNNNNNNNNNNNNNNNNNNNNNNNNNNNNNNNNNNNNNNNNNNNNNNNNNNNNNNNNNNNNNNNNNNNNNNNNNNNNNNNNNNNNNNNNNNNNNNNNNNNNNNNNNNNNNNNNNNNNNNNNNNNNNNNNNNNNNNNNNNNNNNNNNNNNNNNNNNNNNNNNNNNNNNNNNNNNNNNNNNNNNNNNNNNNNNNNNNNNNNNNNNNNNNNNNNNNNNNNNNNNNNNNNNNNNNNNNNNNNNNNNNNNNNNNNNNNNNNNNNNNNNNNNNNNNNNNNNNNNNNNNNNNNNNNNNNNNNNNNNNNNNNNNNNNNNNNNNNNNNNNNNNNNNNNNNNNNNNNNNNNNNNNNNNNNNNNNNNNNNNNNNNNNNNNNNNNNNNNNNNNNNNNNNNNNNNNNNNNNNNNNNNNNNNNNNNNNNNNNNNNNNNNNNNNNNNNNNNNNNNNNNNNNNNNNNNNNNNNNNNNNNNNNNNNNNNNNNNNNNNNNNNNNNNNNNNNNNNNNNNNNNNNNNNNNNNNNNNNNNNNNNNNNNNNNNNNNNNNNNNNNNNNNNNNNNNNNNNNNNNNNNNNNNNNNNNNNNNNNNNNNNNNNNNNNNNNNNNNNNNNNNNNNNNNNNNNNNNNNNNNNNNNNNNNNNNNNNNNNNNNNNNNNNNNNNNNNNNNNNNNNNNNNNNNNNNNNNNNNNNNNNNNNNNNNNNNNNNNNNNNNNNNNNNNNNNNNNNNNNNNNNNNNNNNNNNNNNNNNNNNNNNNNNNNNNNNNNNNNNNNNNNNNNNNNNNNNNNNNNNNNNNNNNNNNNNNNNNNNNNNNNNNNNNNNNNNNNNNNNNNNNNNNNNNNNNNNNNNNNNNNNGGATTGTCATTcattacacgtttttttttctcaattttcaaGGTAAAACAAGAGAACGAAATCTTCCACGAAACGATCAGATTAATTGTAAATTTCCAtgaaataatacaacaataaatcTCACAATTTATATCTGAAAATGTTTGTGCCTGGAACAANNNNNNNNNNNNNNNNNNNNNNNNNNNNNNNNNNNNNNNNNNNNNNNNNNNNNNNNNNNNNNNNNNNNNNNNNNNNNNNNNNNNNNNNNNNNNNNNNNNNNNNNNNNNNNNNNNNNNNNNNNNNNNNNNNNNNNNNNNNNNNNNNNNNNNNNNNNNNNNNNNNNNNNNNNNNNNNNNNNNNNNNNNNNNNNNNNNNNNNNNNNNNNNNNNNNNNNNNNNNNNNNNNNNNNNNNNNNNNNNNNNNNNNNNNNNNNNNNNNNNNNNNNNNNNNNNNNNNNNNNNNNNNNNNNNNNNNNNNNNNNNNNNNNNNNNNNNNNNNNNNNNNNNNNNNNNNNNNNNNNNNNNNNNNNNNNNNNNNNNNNNNNNNNNNNNNNNNNNNNNNNNNNNNNNNNNNNNNNNNNNNNNNNNNNNNNNNNNNNNNNNNNNNNNNNNNNNNNNNNNNNNNNNNNNNNNNNNNNNNNNNNNNNNNNNNNNNNNNNNNNNNNNNNNNNNNNNNNNNNNNNNNNNNNNNNNNNNNNNNNNNNNNNNNNNNNNNNNNNNNNNNNNNNNNNNNNNNNNNNNNNNNNNNNNNNNNNNNNNNNNNNNNNNNNNNNNNNNNNNNNNNNNNNNNNNNNNNNNNNNNNNNNNNNNNNNNNNNNNNNNNNNNNNNNNNNNNNNNNNNNNNNNNNNNNNNNNNNNNNNNNNNNNNNNNNNNNNNNNNNNNNNNNNNNNNNNNNNNNNNNNNNNNNNNNNNNNNNNNNNNNNNNNNNNNNNNNNNNNNNNNNNNNNNNNNNNNNNNNNNNACAAACATATACAAGATTNNNNNNNNNNNNNNNNNNNNNNNNNNNNNNNNNNNTTTACTTGtattcatttttaacattattttcaaaGATCTTTTTACCCAATGTGTACAATGTAGGACGTGCTCATTGGTGTTTATTGGACTTGCTCTTTCCTTCGagctttttcttgtctttccctcggttcttcctctcctccatctccttttgcttgctctccttctcttcctccatctcccgcctcctcctctcctcttcccctcgctccttcctctctccaagCGCTTGGCTCCCCGTCCTTCTGGGCCCCTTcgggttttcttcctttcccctcNNNNNNNNNNNNNNNNNNNNNNNNNNNNNNNNNNNNNNNNNNNNNNNNNNNNNNNNNCTCTTTCACTGGCCAACCAGCTGTTAGAGGCCGCTGGGGCCAGCGGTCGTGGTTACCAGCTGCTGGTCCACCAGCAAGTTCCTTTCGACCAGGGGGGGACTTGTTCTCCGCGAGGAAGCCCCTCTCCATGCGATAATACACCGCTTCAGGTAGTTTAGGCGGCTCTCCTCCGCCAGCCTGGCGAAGTGGTTCAGGGACCTGTTGGTCACACCGAAGCTCTTGTCGAACTTCAACCTCGAAGGGAGGCAAGCGTGCCCCACCAAGGGTGGTGGTCGCCTTGTATTCCCGAGGAGGCCGTACGTGGCGTCCTCGCTCTACTCCGTCTTCTACACTGGCACAGGGGCGACACAAATCTTCCTTTTCGTAGAAACGTCATCCTTCTCCTCGCTGCAGCTGGCAAGTGTTCTCTTCCATGTTACAGGATGGGGTGGGATCCTTGCGTCCGTGCCTCTACAGGATCTCGAGTCCTCGTCCCGGTCCTCTCCGAAATCCTTCAGCAGAGATGGAAAGACGGCCGACTTTAGCTCGACTCGTCCTACAGACGAAGGAGCTCGTCGGCGACGCAGGGATCATGGCGATCTCGAAGCTCTCACCGAGCTTCTTCTTGAGGCCCTTGTTTGCTCGCTCGAGTCGAGAACCAGTTTCTCGTGACGAAGCTTATCCATTGAAGCGAAGCCATGTCAGCGAGCTTTCTAAATCGCTGACTTCAGATCTCTGATCAGCAATGGAGCAGGCACGACGTCGTGCGACGCAATTttgtatttctaaaaaaatatatattaattttattgctttttaaattatataatctacTCATAAGGAGCAAGTATTTAAGATAGAATGGAGGGCAAAAATCAACCAcctaatttcttattatttattNNNNNNNNNNNNNNNNNNNNNNNNNNNNNNNNNNNNNNNNNNNNNNNNNNNTATCATGGCGCCATTTTGTTTCTGaagcgaaaaagagaagaaagatgaataaaCTTGTAAGTAGTAGTTTTCCTTTATGGAAAACGTTTTCAacacggagaaggagagaaaaagagcgatttTTGCGAGTGGCAACCCCAGTTCCGTTTTACAGACCTTGTGAGAAACTTTCCGCTGAATCCTGATTTTGAAAACAAATCTTCCCAAATGACGAATGCAAAGAGGTGTCAGAGAAGCAAAATATGGAATGAGANNNNNNNNNNNNNNNNNNNNNNNNNNNNNNNNNNNNNNNNNNNNNGGCGATCGCNNNNNNNNNNNNNNNNNNNNNNNNNNNNNNNNNNNNNNNNNNNNNTATGAAATGAAATCTACTTCGCCTTCCATGATCGAATGAAGATTCCTGGTTTTCTGAATAAGCTACTGTCCAAGGTCTGTTTTCGTTATTTAATTTCTAAAGTACAAAGTATGGATTATAAAGTGTAAAAAAGTGAACTATTTAAGCGGACGGTTTGATTAGTGTAGTAAATATGTTACGATAATCCGCACTGCGgtactgaaaataaataaatgcatatatctaaTATCCGTCTTACattctctatctttgtctatctatcttaaNNNNNNNNNNNNNNNNNNNNNNNNNNNNNNNNNNNNNNNNNNNNNNNNNNNNNNNNNNNNNNNNNNNNNNNNNNNNNNNNNNNNNNNNNNNNNNNNNNNNNNNNNNNNNNNNNNNNNNNNNNNNNNNNNNNNNNNNNNNNNNNNNN
This genomic interval from Penaeus monodon isolate SGIC_2016 chromosome 22, NSTDA_Pmon_1, whole genome shotgun sequence contains the following:
- the LOC119587589 gene encoding uncharacterized protein LOC119587589; translation: MAVCRNSVSLNRCQTKARSSSSNTSGINRASKSVLFTFNRRSVRSIPKGIFEECSDCECSHKTVTKDPKNDHETPMMCEDDENILQVGQSSKLFSSLSTGNTSQGEDSDSSASSYESRRSKREHPSPDTTTVEARDTKKVRSVAVRVSHGSSSDGDSAGQDKTSALKSVMDYKGHGHDCENSRKKKAKKRESPDSCKIRTKRESEFARKFSRRRRSSSSERTIPRSSRSESPYRSREPCRSQPAHHHTRCQGGRRTSWPNYKRDFNADLAGRRDVRVGCRSALGHNLADVTHLNGAVSFTRAQAMMQAPIITCHHCNNSVTMSSCLCASQSLPCASPDMSRCRIRDSSKANPFYSSTWNMDCKVYIGNLGENATRSDIREAFSKYGRLKNLWIAKKPPGFAFVEYERPRDARLAVREAHGRVVSGGRIKVQMSTSDRHTNEVVQLPPRPAQQPNHESWSRNRFGRAR